The following proteins are co-located in the Gordonia polyisoprenivorans genome:
- the efeO gene encoding iron uptake system protein EfeO translates to MRASRLVAVSATAVAIVGVAACSSSSDDGDSSSATKTVTVEMTNDGCKVTPDKVDAGPITFEIKNTNAAAVSEVELLQDGKILAERENIAPGMAATSFSHKLDGGTYEIYCPGATNEKTTFTVTGTATKATGSVADQLNAAAAEYKQYVVTQVNSLTTATQTLVDAVNAGDVVAAKDAYIKARPYYERIEPIAGSFCANGASDCSTDNAVNLDVAIDARPDALGPGDTWQGFHVIEKQLWEAGNLDGMKPVAATLLTNVKDLQRLVNEPSFTVKPADIINGAGDLLDEVSTSKLTGEEESYSHIDFVDMQANIEGSQQAFAIVKPALNEIDPQLTTTIQQAFDRVDSLIDSFRDPNGPGGFKPFNDVTEQQKRDMAAAIIAVKDPLSQAGGKIAAAS, encoded by the coding sequence ATGAGGGCTTCCAGACTGGTTGCCGTGTCGGCGACCGCCGTGGCCATCGTAGGTGTGGCCGCCTGCAGCAGCAGCAGCGACGACGGCGATTCGTCGAGTGCGACGAAGACCGTCACCGTCGAGATGACCAACGACGGCTGCAAGGTCACCCCCGACAAGGTCGACGCCGGGCCGATCACCTTCGAGATCAAGAACACCAACGCGGCGGCGGTCAGCGAGGTGGAGCTGTTGCAGGACGGCAAGATCCTCGCCGAGCGCGAGAACATCGCGCCGGGTATGGCGGCAACGTCGTTCTCCCACAAGCTCGATGGCGGCACCTACGAGATCTACTGCCCGGGCGCGACCAACGAGAAGACCACCTTCACCGTCACCGGCACGGCCACCAAGGCCACCGGTAGCGTCGCCGACCAGCTCAACGCGGCCGCGGCCGAGTACAAGCAATATGTGGTCACCCAGGTGAACAGTCTGACCACGGCGACCCAAACCCTCGTCGACGCCGTCAACGCCGGTGATGTCGTCGCCGCCAAGGACGCCTACATCAAGGCCCGCCCGTACTACGAGCGCATCGAGCCGATCGCCGGATCCTTCTGTGCCAACGGCGCTTCGGACTGCTCGACCGACAACGCGGTGAACCTCGACGTCGCCATCGACGCCCGCCCGGACGCCCTGGGCCCCGGCGACACCTGGCAGGGCTTCCACGTCATCGAGAAGCAACTGTGGGAGGCCGGCAACCTCGACGGGATGAAGCCGGTCGCGGCCACCCTCCTGACGAACGTCAAGGATCTGCAGCGCCTGGTCAACGAGCCCTCGTTCACCGTCAAGCCCGCCGACATCATCAACGGTGCCGGTGACCTCCTCGACGAGGTGTCCACCAGCAAGCTGACCGGTGAGGAAGAGTCCTACTCGCATATCGACTTCGTCGACATGCAGGCCAACATCGAGGGCAGCCAGCAGGCGTTCGCCATCGTCAAGCCCGCCCTCAACGAGATCGATCCGCAGTTGACGACGACGATCCAGCAGGCCTTCGACCGCGTCGACTCGCTGATCGACAGCTTCCGGGATCCCAACGGGCCCGGCGGATTCAAGCCGTTCAACGACGTGACCGAACAGCAGAAGCGGGATATGGCCGCAGCCATCATCGCGGTCAAGGATCCGCTGTCGCAGGCCGGCGGAAAGATCGCCGCCGCCAGCTGA